A stretch of DNA from Gemmatimonadota bacterium:
AAAATAGATCTCTCATTTTTGTTTCTCCATGAGTTGGGCAATCTGTCGATTTACGGCTGCCTGATTACACATCCCATCGCCACGTATTGCGACAGGCAAGCCGTGGATACTCATTCGCGTTCTTGCTTCCCGCGTGTACAAAAAAGTTCTGGTAAAACAGAATGTCTCCACGCTTCGCCACCAATTCCACACCTTCGCCAATATCCACCTTGTGCATATCCGAATTCACGTCCCACAGATAGGGATACTTCTCTGGATTGCTCTCTGCAAGCCCCCGCATTTTTTTATGTGAACCCGGCCATCCAAACGTGCAACCCCCATGCGATTCTGTATCACTCAAATACAAAATTGAATGCACACTGATTGGAATCGGAAATGTCACATTAAATTTCTCCCGGTTGGTTCCGCCATCAAAGTGAGGTTTCTGGTGGCTCCATTCACCTTCCGTGGGAAACGTGTTCTGCGTCAGGATATCTTTCGGCGCGTGGATTTCCTCGCGATCCACACCCGTCAACGCAGAAAGTGCGGCCAAAATATCATCCGTATAACACGCCAGGATATCCGGCGCGCCCAATCTTCGATTTTCCGGCAATGCGCGATGCCGTTGACTAATCGCATGCGCTGACACGCGGTCCCAGGTTTCAGGATTGTCACGGTCCATTTCTAAAGCCGCCCACATCGCGTCTTCACCCCTGCGAGCTACATCCTCAGGAACCAAACCCGACGCCAGCAAATACCCTTCTTCGCGAAACTGCTTCTTCTGCTCATCTGTCATTATTTTGCTCCTAATTTTGTTGCGCAGGTCTGTTTCTATTTCTCCGAGGTCTTCTAATCCTCGGCGCCATCTGGCTTCTCCATGC
This window harbors:
- a CDS encoding phytanoyl-CoA dioxygenase family protein, producing MTDEQKKQFREEGYLLASGLVPEDVARRGEDAMWAALEMDRDNPETWDRVSAHAISQRHRALPENRRLGAPDILACYTDDILAALSALTGVDREEIHAPKDILTQNTFPTEGEWSHQKPHFDGGTNREKFNVTFPIPISVHSILYLSDTESHGGCTFGWPGSHKKMRGLAESNPEKYPYLWDVNSDMHKVDIGEGVELVAKRGDILFYQNFFVHAGSKNANEYPRLACRNTWRWDV